From one Treponema denticola genomic stretch:
- a CDS encoding sirohydrochlorin cobaltochelatase — protein sequence MKKAIVIASFGTSYAETREKTIDTIEKEAAGRFKDYEIFKAYTSNMVRAILKKRDSINVASPKEIIQELKEKGFSEIYIQPTHIIPGEEYEKLQFENTVLGQPLLHENADLDEIIKALELKKPEDDTAIVFMGHGSSHEADKFYEIMQNKLNSQGLENVLIGTVEGSVELKDILPILAERKIKKIELYPFMMVAGDHAHNDMAGDEEDSWYTILKNEGYEVNANLKGLGEYPMIREILYKSLENTINCRRG from the coding sequence ATGAAAAAAGCCATCGTAATTGCAAGTTTCGGTACAAGCTATGCCGAAACAAGAGAAAAAACTATTGATACTATCGAAAAAGAAGCAGCCGGCAGGTTTAAAGATTATGAAATTTTTAAAGCCTATACTTCAAACATGGTTAGAGCCATTCTTAAAAAAAGAGACTCTATCAATGTTGCATCTCCCAAAGAAATTATCCAAGAACTAAAAGAAAAAGGCTTCTCCGAAATTTACATACAGCCGACCCACATAATTCCGGGAGAAGAATATGAAAAGCTGCAATTTGAAAATACAGTTTTGGGTCAACCCCTCTTACATGAAAATGCAGACTTGGATGAAATTATAAAAGCTCTCGAATTAAAAAAGCCCGAAGATGATACGGCAATAGTTTTTATGGGACACGGTTCTTCACATGAGGCAGATAAATTTTACGAGATCATGCAAAATAAACTCAATTCGCAAGGCCTTGAAAATGTCTTGATAGGAACAGTTGAAGGCTCCGTAGAGCTAAAGGATATCTTACCTATTCTTGCCGAACGCAAAATAAAAAAAATTGAGCTTTATCCTTTTATGATGGTTGCAGGCGACCATGCCCACAATGATATGGCAGGAGATGAAGAAGACAGCTGGTACACCATTTTAAAAAATGAGGGTTACGAGGTTAATGCCAATCTAAAAGGCTTGGGTGAATATCCTATGATCCGCGAAATACTTTACAAGTCTCTAGAAAATACAATCAATTGCCGTAGAGGTTAA
- a CDS encoding cobyrinate a,c-diamide synthase has translation MKGIMISAPNSNSGKTIISSALLYSLKKEGFDISAFKTGPDQVDRKILEIISGKRAGNLDPFMMGQNGMEFSLNISNSEYALIEGVMGCFDGMGTTSKNSSFDTAEKIGSDIVLVYAPQGEMFTLIPKLKGMIEFSKNRIKGIIFNKLNPKLFPLYKKMIEDNLELQVLGFFPKISEFEIEESGLGLDIDERLKDKKFLDVLYKIVKENIDIQKLLNLFQPLKTGNKIEIKKTNTRTAIAMDEAFNLYYSENIFLLENSTEVNYFSPLKDTKLPDCNFLYFGSGQINKYKDALSQNIKIKTAIKKFAEDGGKILAEGEALSYLFKDLDGFKMCGIFQGSVESTSTLQNFGYKQLEFMQDCILGKKGTILNAAEYHKSKASTEIPPIFTVKKPCSTLSFKDAYIYKNCLGLFQNIHFIYNIENFYNLIQI, from the coding sequence ATGAAAGGCATAATGATTTCCGCCCCGAACAGCAATTCGGGAAAAACTATCATATCTTCAGCCCTTCTTTATTCTTTAAAAAAAGAAGGCTTTGATATTTCCGCTTTTAAAACAGGCCCCGATCAAGTTGACCGTAAAATATTGGAAATCATCTCAGGCAAAAGAGCCGGAAATCTTGACCCCTTTATGATGGGTCAAAATGGAATGGAGTTTTCTCTCAATATTTCAAACTCGGAATATGCCCTTATTGAGGGAGTGATGGGCTGCTTCGACGGAATGGGGACTACCTCGAAAAATTCTTCTTTTGATACGGCAGAAAAAATCGGAAGCGATATTGTTTTGGTTTACGCACCGCAGGGTGAAATGTTTACACTTATTCCAAAACTTAAAGGCATGATCGAATTTTCAAAAAACAGAATAAAGGGAATCATATTCAATAAACTCAACCCTAAACTTTTTCCTCTTTACAAGAAGATGATTGAGGATAATCTTGAACTGCAAGTCTTAGGCTTTTTTCCTAAAATCTCCGAATTCGAAATTGAAGAATCAGGCCTCGGCCTCGACATAGACGAACGGCTAAAGGATAAAAAATTTTTAGATGTTCTATATAAAATCGTAAAAGAAAATATAGACATTCAAAAACTTTTAAACTTATTTCAGCCTCTTAAAACAGGGAACAAGATAGAAATAAAAAAAACGAATACACGCACTGCAATCGCAATGGATGAGGCCTTTAATTTATATTATTCCGAAAATATCTTTTTACTTGAAAACAGCACTGAGGTAAATTATTTTTCGCCCCTTAAAGATACGAAACTGCCGGACTGTAACTTTTTATATTTCGGAAGCGGCCAAATAAATAAATACAAGGATGCTCTTTCTCAAAATATTAAAATAAAAACTGCAATCAAAAAATTCGCCGAAGACGGCGGAAAAATTTTAGCCGAAGGGGAAGCCCTTTCATACCTTTTTAAAGACCTGGACGGTTTTAAAATGTGCGGAATTTTTCAAGGTTCGGTTGAAAGCACAAGCACCCTGCAAAATTTCGGATATAAACAGCTTGAATTTATGCAGGACTGCATTTTGGGAAAAAAAGGCACAATCTTAAATGCGGCTGAATATCATAAATCAAAAGCATCAACTGAAATTCCTCCTATTTTCACAGTTAAAAAACCTTGTTCAACTTTGAGTTTTAAAGATGCTTATATATATAAAAACTGTTTAGGTCTTTTTCAAAACATCCATTTTATATATAATATTGAAAATTTTTATAATTTGATACAAATTTAG
- a CDS encoding precorrin-2 C(20)-methyltransferase, whose translation MKNIFAVGTGPGSPEYLTLQAVKALENANLIFAPNNKGKNMALDTVKDFIKNKEVLFLDFPMGFVSEEDYKIQAEKILKKTKENSNTVILTIGDPMIYSTFIYMMPYFKIPEINLQIISGIPSAVAAAGRAQIPLAEKAEVLTITDHLNEEILNSSSSIALLKTSKQKNFILKEFEKNGFDYVYIKRATMEHESILPKDKKEKILEDEDYISLIIARKQKGN comes from the coding sequence ATGAAAAATATTTTCGCAGTAGGAACAGGTCCAGGCTCTCCGGAGTATCTTACATTACAGGCAGTAAAAGCTCTTGAAAATGCAAACCTTATTTTTGCTCCCAACAATAAGGGAAAAAATATGGCCCTAGATACGGTAAAAGATTTTATAAAGAACAAAGAAGTTTTGTTTCTTGATTTTCCTATGGGCTTTGTATCTGAAGAAGATTATAAAATTCAAGCCGAAAAAATACTTAAAAAAACAAAAGAAAATTCGAATACCGTTATTTTAACTATAGGCGATCCTATGATATACAGCACATTTATTTACATGATGCCCTATTTTAAAATACCGGAAATCAATTTGCAAATTATTTCAGGAATTCCTTCTGCAGTGGCTGCTGCAGGAAGAGCACAAATTCCTCTTGCCGAAAAAGCTGAGGTGCTTACAATTACCGATCATTTAAATGAAGAAATTTTAAATTCATCTTCATCTATAGCTCTTTTAAAAACATCTAAACAAAAAAATTTTATACTAAAAGAATTTGAAAAAAACGGATTTGACTATGTTTATATAAAAAGAGCAACAATGGAACATGAATCAATCCTCCCCAAAGATAAAAAAGAAAAAATTTTAGAAGATGAAGATTATATATCCTTAATCATCGCCCGCAAACAAAAAGGAAATTAG